gttgaggctgttatctaCCTCGATATCATCGTAACGGATacgagcagtttcatctgctaaacattttcggagatgtgacacgtggaatgtactatgaatcccactcaactcCTCGGGTAGTTCGATACGATATgctactttaccaacccgttcGGTGATTCTAAAAggcccaataaatctcgggctCAACTTTCCTATTTTTCTGAACCGTATTATTCCTTTCCACGGTGATACTTTCAGCATCACCTTATCGCCCACTTGGAATTCAATCAGCCTCCTTCGTTTATCCGCATACGACTTTTGTCGATCCTGTGCCGCCTTTAGGTGTGTTCGGACCAAGTCTATCTTCTCATTCGTAGCCCGGATTATATCAGTAGGTGCTAGTcctcgtggacccacttctccccaacataccggggtttggcactttcttccatataacatttcatacggggccattctaatgctcgcgtgatagctgttgttatatgaaaattcgactaagggtagatggacatcccaactacccccgaagtcGATAATACAAGCACGCAacatatcttctaacgtttgtattgttcttttactttgcccgtccgtttgaggatggtaagcagtgctaatgaacagcttagttcccatttgttcttggaattcgCGCCAAAAGtccgaagtaaaccgagtatctctgtcggacacaatggatatcggtactccgTGGCATGCCACGATTTCATTGGTATATACTTCTGACATCTTTTcggatgtataagtctcacgaatcgggatgaagtgagcacttttagtcgatctatccacaactacccatatagcatcaaaaccacggcTGGTTTTGGGCAGTTTGGTCAGCAAGTCCATTgtaatctgttcccatttccaaactggaatgtcCAATGGTTGCAACTTACCATATGGCTtctgatgctctgctttgacttgCAAACAAGTCAGACACTTTTCCACATACTTCAcaatatctcttttcattccgggccaccaataattctgttttaaatcattatacatcttAGTTGCCCCCGGATGGATCGAATAATGGGATTTATGGGCCTCGTCAAGTAGAAGCGCCTTGGCTCCACATGAGTTTGGAACCCAAATCCTCCCAAATCGAGTTTTCAATCCTTGGTTACCGTCCACCAAGTCTTTTAACTGCCCAATTATTCTTTCCCTTTTTACATTTTCTTCCTTTATTGCTTCAGTTTGAGAATTCCGGATTTGGTCAAGCAAACCTGATGTTACAATTAGTTGCATCGATCGCACTCGGATAGGCGTATAATCTGTCTTTCGGCTCAACGCGTCTgccactacattagccttcccggggtggtaatgtatttcacaaTCAAAGTCTTTGACGGTTTCTAACCACCGcctctgcctcatatttaattctttctgatcgaagaaatacttcaagcttttatggtcggtaaagatagtGCATTTCaccccatacaaataatgcctccatattttcaagGCGAACACCACCGCCGCCAACTCGAGGTCATGGGTAGGATATCTCTTCTCATGAGTCTTTAGCTGCcttgaggcataggctataaccttgcctcgttgcatcaaaacgcaGCCAAGCCCCGAATGTGATGCATCTGAGTAAACTACCATGTCGTCTGTTCCATCCGGTAATGACAATACCGGTGCATGGGTCAGTTTTTCCTTAAGCGTTTGGAACGCCCTTTCTTGATCATCACCCCAGATAAACTTTTCGTCCTTACGGGTTAATTTGGTTAATGGCatagcaattttggagaaatcctgtatgaatctccgataataacccacaagccccaaaaagcttctgatctccgaaggattcttcggtggaTCCCATCTCGCCACGGCTTCTATCTTTGACGGGTCTACTAACACCCTGTTTGCACTAATGATGTGCccgaggaattgcacctctcgtaaccagaaggcacatttcgagaattttgcataCAGTTTCTCTCTCCTGAGCGTTTCCAAAATTTCACGTAAATGACTCAAGTGCTCTGCTTCACTCTtcgaatatatcaagatgtcgtcaatgaacactatcACTGATTTGTCTAGCATCCGCTTgtaaacccggttcatgaggtccatgaaagccgcagGCGCATTAGTTAATCCGAAGGAcatcacgaggaactcgtaatgcccgtaCCGTGTACGGAAGGCCATTTTCggtacgtcctcctccttgacctttaactgatgataccccgatctaaggtcaatcttggaaaaccaacttgcgccttgcaattggtcaaataggtcgtcgattctTGGAAGTggatatcgattcttcaccgtgagtttgtttaactcccggtaatcgatacacatacgcatgctcccatccttctttttcacaaataataacGGTGCACCCCATGGAGACACACTTGGCCGAATAAAGCCTTTATCTAGCAGATcttgaatttgagacatcaattcttgtaattcTGATGGCGCGAGCCGATACGGTGCCTTGGCCAcaggtttcgcgcccggaatcaattcgatcccgaacccTACCTCCCGTTCTAGCGGTATTCCCGGTAGGTCTTCCGGGAATACGTCGGCATATTCGCGTACCACCGGTACATCTTCAATCTCTAGTGATCTCTCGTCTGGTTCGTTCGCGTATATCATGAATGCCCTACAACCGTGCCTCATGAGCTTGCGAGCTTTTAGCATTGAACACATAACGGGATTACCCCCTTTTTCGCCGTATATGGTAACAGATTTTCCACTTGGAGATGTTAGTTTTATCTCCTTGCGGAAACATACGACTTTCGCATGGTGTcaggatagccaatccatcccgactactacttggaattctcccatcgacatagGAATCAAGTCTATTGaatattcttcatcgtcaatgctTATCTTACAATCTCGACATACATCACACACAAGGAAACTTTTGTTAtcacctatctctacttctaatgGCATAGGCAATTTTGTTAGTACAAaagaaggatgtcgaataaatccatgtgaaacaaaggatttattcgcacccgtaccaaataacacatgtgcgggaattgaatttatggcaaatatacctgagaccacatcgggctCCATTTTTGCTTCCACTGCTGTTAACTGGAAGGATCTTGCTTTTGCTTTTGGTGCTTCTGCATGCGTACTCTTGTCATCTTTCTTTCCGACCAACTCCGGGCACTCAGATTTCTTGTGAGCATTTGTAACACACCGACACCTTCCCTGGGCACAATGCAGCCGTGTGCCCCGTTTTCCCACATATAGGACACGGTTTGTCCTTGAACCGGCACTCACCTTTGTGCCCTTTCCCGCATATCTTGCAGTTTGATGACCCGCTTTTCCCTTCTTGTTTCTTTGAGGATTCTGTTGTGCGCGCCTTTTTCATTGGGCTTAGATTGACTATCTGCGCCCTTCTTTCACCTCTTTCAATCTGTTTCTTCAACTCTATCTCCCGTTCCCGAGCAACGTTTGTAATCTCGGTGAGAGTCTCATACTTTGTAGGAGTCATAAACTTCCTATACTCGGCGCTCAACATattatagtaataatatattttctgcTCCTCATTCGTTATCAATTCGTCataaaacttcatcttatccatgaaTATTCCCGTGATCTTATCAATAGATTCACCCTTGTGTCGAAGCTGCATGAATTCTTCCTTGATTTTGTTTATGACTGCCTTGGGACTatgatgtttaagaaacggcgttTTAAACTCGTCCCATGTCATAGCCTTAGCTGCTTCAACCCTGATCTCTttctttttattatcccaccaatctttcgcctGACCCCTTAACTGACCCGTgccataagctacgtagtcatcCGTATCGCAATGGGTCCTTTCGAATA
The Helianthus annuus cultivar XRQ/B chromosome 6, HanXRQr2.0-SUNRISE, whole genome shotgun sequence genome window above contains:
- the LOC110945088 gene encoding uncharacterized protein LOC110945088 produces the protein MREVIDEEAGKAIENSLSGFIDKIQNTILSVVEERIKKLEDNTNVAKEKSGGRKPCSYKEFMACKPAIYNGEVDPIICQRWLSDMEGVFERTHCDTDDYVAYGTGQLRGQAKDWWDNKKKEIRVEAAKAMTWDEFKTPFLKHHSPKAVINKIKEEFMQLRHKGESIDKITGIFMDKMKFYDELITNEEQKIYYYYNMLSAEYRKFMTPTKYETLTEITNVAREREIELKKQIERGERRAQIVNLSPMKKARTTESSKKQEGKSGSSNCKICGKGHKGECRFKDKPCPICGKTGHTAALCPGKVSVCYKCSQEI